The Manduca sexta isolate Smith_Timp_Sample1 chromosome 17, JHU_Msex_v1.0, whole genome shotgun sequence genome includes a window with the following:
- the LOC115449072 gene encoding phosphatidylinositol N-acetylglucosaminyltransferase subunit P, which yields MSEHTPAPTPARSLYGFFMYLFSKTVLCLYFMWAFIPDDIFHYFNIYYYPQKYWATAIPIQCLVALTIFAFLVYPSTNFMLTTNIDDIRTIQDSFTNNTCSAIEDKTSSNCICCNVSTCKYNCMPLYNNLEQNIVPQLCDLDIRVICKKLYNQKQVQVKRSIAAI from the coding sequence atgtCTGAACACACACCAGCCCCTACACCAGCACGATCCTTATATGGATTCTTCATGTACCTGTTTAGTAAAactgtattatgtttatattttatgtgggCATTTATACCTGATgacatatttcattatttcaacATATACTACTATCCCCAAAAGTATTGGGCGACAGCAATCCCCATACAATGTTTAGTTGCATTGACAATTTTTGCATTTTTAGTGTACCCTAGTACAAACTTTATGTTGACTACCAATATTGATGATATAAGGACTATTCAGGATAGCTTTACAAATAATACTTGTAGTGCTATAGAAGATAAAACATCCAGTAATTGTATTTGTTGTAATGTTAGTACATGCAAATACAATTGCATgcctttatataataacttagaACAAAATATAGTTCCACAATTATGTGACTTGGACATTAGAGTCATatgtaaaaagttatataacCAAAAACAAGTGCAAGTTAAAAGGTCAATAGCTGCAATCTGA